In one window of Tellurirhabdus rosea DNA:
- a CDS encoding HpcH/HpaI aldolase family protein, producing MKNLKKRLQQGETLNGCWLNLGSPLTAEMVGMAGFDWVLIDLEHGAGSEKDALYQLQALEHTPAGVIVRVESAEPQRIHRILDMGAEGIMCPRISSPAEAQKVVSGLHYPPHGSRGVAKMVRASGFAQHFNQYYETARDTILGVVQIETVEILNHLDEVAAMDGVDVLFIGPADLSMALGIFGQFDHPRFREALRETVNAAQKAGKATGILFFNPDDYPVYHDLGIRLIACGADATFVAEGARSMARKLNAMIPNPS from the coding sequence GTGAAAAACCTAAAGAAACGACTACAGCAGGGCGAAACGCTCAACGGCTGCTGGCTGAACCTGGGCAGCCCGCTCACGGCCGAAATGGTCGGTATGGCCGGCTTCGACTGGGTCCTGATCGATCTGGAACACGGGGCCGGTTCCGAGAAGGATGCCCTGTACCAGTTGCAGGCCCTCGAACACACGCCCGCCGGGGTCATCGTCCGGGTAGAGAGCGCCGAACCGCAGCGCATCCACCGCATTCTGGACATGGGCGCCGAAGGCATCATGTGCCCCCGCATCAGCAGTCCGGCGGAGGCGCAGAAGGTCGTCAGCGGCCTGCATTATCCGCCGCACGGCTCGCGCGGCGTGGCCAAAATGGTGCGGGCGAGCGGCTTTGCGCAGCATTTTAATCAATACTACGAAACGGCCCGGGACACCATTCTGGGCGTGGTGCAGATTGAAACGGTCGAAATCCTGAACCATCTGGACGAAGTGGCGGCCATGGACGGCGTGGACGTGCTCTTCATCGGCCCGGCCGACCTTTCGATGGCGCTGGGCATCTTCGGACAGTTCGACCACCCGCGCTTCCGGGAAGCCCTGCGGGAGACCGTCAACGCCGCCCAGAAAGCGGGCAAGGCAACGGGCATCCTCTTTTTCAATCCCGATGACTATCCGGTATACCACGACCTCGGCATCCGGCTGATCGCCTGCGGGGCCGACGCCACTTTTGTGGCCGAAGGAGCCCGCTCGATGGCCCGGAAACTGAACGCCATGATTCCTAATCCTTCCTGA
- a CDS encoding mannonate dehydratase has product MQRKHFLKTVVAGSVSAGVIGHGQAAPAPVAIPKKVLMKVGCQSGGTTVENLEFKARHGVYNLDGGAPKTITGKGWDLDDSLRKREACEKYGISLDAYHFPLASSGIDKAEYPNIMLGKSPERDREIEILQQMIQVAGKTGIKVLNYNTTILPVLRTGKTVDPKRGNAAYSTWNYEEAIKRNDPKTVAGDVNIDQMFERITYLLDRLMPVAKEYKVKLANHIADPPTPAGYRGITRWNSPNVFEGIKRFAKLYDSPYHGFNLCIGSIAEGLKDPKTEILPIIKWVGERNQIFNVHLRNIKGGWNNFQEVYPDNGDMNFLHVVRALRDVGYDGMVMPDHVPTHADPASSPQAFAFCYGYIKGLLQSVSDEAQG; this is encoded by the coding sequence ATGCAACGCAAGCATTTTCTGAAAACCGTGGTGGCCGGTTCGGTGAGCGCCGGGGTAATCGGCCACGGACAGGCCGCCCCGGCTCCGGTCGCCATTCCCAAAAAAGTCCTGATGAAAGTCGGCTGCCAGTCCGGCGGCACCACGGTGGAGAATCTGGAGTTCAAAGCCCGGCACGGCGTCTACAACCTCGACGGCGGCGCTCCTAAAACCATTACCGGCAAAGGCTGGGACCTGGACGACTCCCTCCGCAAACGCGAAGCCTGCGAAAAATACGGCATCAGCCTCGACGCCTACCACTTCCCGCTGGCCTCCTCGGGCATCGACAAAGCGGAATACCCGAACATCATGCTCGGCAAAAGCCCCGAACGTGACCGGGAAATCGAGATTCTCCAGCAGATGATTCAGGTGGCGGGCAAGACGGGCATCAAGGTGCTGAATTACAACACGACTATTCTGCCGGTCCTCAGAACCGGAAAGACCGTCGATCCCAAACGCGGCAACGCGGCCTACAGCACCTGGAATTACGAAGAGGCGATCAAACGAAACGACCCCAAAACCGTCGCCGGAGACGTCAACATCGACCAGATGTTCGAACGCATCACCTACCTCCTCGATCGCCTGATGCCGGTGGCGAAAGAATACAAGGTGAAACTCGCCAACCACATTGCCGACCCGCCCACGCCCGCCGGTTATCGCGGCATTACCCGCTGGAACAGCCCCAACGTGTTCGAAGGCATCAAGCGGTTTGCCAAACTGTACGACAGCCCCTACCACGGCTTCAACCTCTGCATCGGCTCCATCGCCGAAGGGCTGAAAGACCCGAAGACCGAAATTCTGCCGATCATCAAGTGGGTGGGCGAACGGAACCAGATTTTCAACGTCCACCTGCGCAACATCAAGGGCGGCTGGAATAATTTTCAGGAAGTTTACCCCGACAACGGCGACATGAATTTTCTGCACGTCGTGCGGGCCCTCCGCGATGTGGGCTACGACGGCATGGTCATGCCCGACCACGTGCCGACGCATGCCGACCCGGCCAGCAGCCCGCAGGCGTTTGCTTTCTGTTACGGTTACATCAAAGGATTGCTTCAGTCGGTTTCGGACGAAGCCCAGGGATAA
- a CDS encoding GntP family permease, with protein sequence MHDPLFILFIGVLIVVGGIIGLKLHPFLALLLGAFVVAAMTPAAVIEEFALAKGATASAAASLAKKSIGERVATEFGNTCAKIGILIAMAAIIGKCMLESGAAERIIRSMLRFTGIDKAPMAFLVSSFFLGVPVFFDTVIFLMMPLAKAMTMRIGKNYLLFVLCIMAGAAMANSLVPPAPGPLFLIGEMNIPIGMMMVGGTIVGLFTITAGYFFALWANRRWPIPLRDALDARLEDIRAIAAKEDSSLPKLGVSLLPVLVPLVFICADTAVDALMVPPKTVVIRSAFPFGLVDMVQFFGDKNIAIISGGIVALLVLINHKKDSKEGLTPFVQAALTSGGSIILITAAGGAFGGMLQQTGISARIADLTSGYQMALIPLAFLIAAVVRTAQGSATVALITASGILSGMASAADLSFHPLYLGLAIGCGSKLVPWMNDAGFWIICKLSNLTEQEALKTVSPLLVVMGLTGLVIIMIAAQLFPLV encoded by the coding sequence ATGCACGACCCTCTTTTCATCCTGTTCATCGGCGTCCTGATCGTGGTGGGCGGGATCATCGGCCTCAAACTGCATCCCTTTCTGGCCCTGCTGCTGGGGGCTTTTGTGGTGGCGGCCATGACTCCCGCGGCCGTCATCGAGGAATTTGCCCTGGCGAAAGGCGCAACGGCCTCGGCGGCGGCTTCGCTTGCCAAAAAGAGCATCGGCGAACGCGTAGCCACCGAATTTGGCAATACCTGCGCCAAAATCGGCATCCTGATTGCGATGGCGGCCATCATCGGCAAGTGCATGCTCGAAAGCGGGGCCGCCGAGCGGATTATCCGGTCCATGCTCCGCTTCACCGGCATCGACAAAGCGCCGATGGCATTTCTGGTCAGCAGTTTCTTTCTGGGCGTGCCGGTCTTTTTCGACACCGTAATCTTTCTGATGATGCCGCTGGCGAAAGCCATGACGATGCGCATCGGGAAAAACTACCTGCTCTTCGTCCTGTGCATCATGGCGGGCGCGGCGATGGCCAACTCGCTGGTGCCGCCCGCGCCGGGCCCTCTGTTTCTGATCGGGGAAATGAACATTCCGATCGGGATGATGATGGTGGGCGGAACAATCGTCGGGCTGTTTACCATCACGGCGGGGTATTTCTTCGCGCTCTGGGCGAATCGCCGCTGGCCCATTCCCCTGCGCGACGCCCTCGACGCCCGGCTGGAAGACATCCGGGCCATCGCCGCCAAGGAAGACAGCAGCCTGCCAAAACTTGGCGTTTCGCTGCTGCCGGTCCTGGTGCCGCTGGTGTTCATCTGCGCCGATACGGCCGTCGACGCGCTGATGGTGCCCCCAAAAACGGTCGTCATTCGTTCGGCCTTTCCGTTCGGGTTGGTGGACATGGTTCAGTTTTTCGGGGATAAGAACATCGCCATCATCAGCGGGGGCATTGTGGCGCTGCTGGTGCTGATCAACCACAAAAAAGACAGCAAGGAAGGACTGACGCCCTTTGTGCAGGCCGCGCTGACGAGCGGGGGAAGCATCATCCTCATCACGGCGGCGGGCGGCGCTTTTGGCGGAATGCTCCAGCAAACGGGCATCAGCGCCCGCATCGCCGACCTCACCAGCGGCTACCAGATGGCCCTGATTCCGCTGGCGTTCCTGATCGCGGCGGTCGTCCGGACGGCGCAGGGGTCGGCCACGGTGGCGCTCATTACGGCCTCGGGCATTCTGTCGGGCATGGCCAGTGCGGCCGATCTGAGTTTTCACCCGCTCTACCTCGGGCTGGCTATCGGTTGCGGCTCCAAACTGGTGCCGTGGATGAACGACGCCGGATTCTGGATCATCTGCAAACTCAGCAACCTGACCGAACAGGAGGCTCTCAAGACGGTCTCTCCCCTGCTGGTGGTCATGGGCCTGACGGGCCTTGTCATCATCATGATTGCGGCGCAGCTTTTTCCGCTGGTTTAA
- a CDS encoding enolase C-terminal domain-like protein, translating into MTHRKGPRIQAVHVTPIAVTDPPLLNAAGLHAPYALRTIVELVTDDHISGISEIPGNRDIDLALAASADLLIGRDVFDLNALQQALEARFGIESTAQRGEKPWDQRKLVHIYSALEVAYMDIIGKVTGRPVVDLLGGRLRDRVPFSAYLFYKYEGAGGPLAFGTDPTATGWAAARQAAALDPPGIVAQAQAMCAKFGFQSIKLKGGVFEPRQEVDAMFALHKAFGPEVPLRIDPNALWNVETAIRFGREMEPILEYLEDPVRGQEAMARVRQAIRTPLATNMCTTSFEDIPGSIRLGSEDIILSDHHFWGGLRASMKLAGICETFGRRLSMHSNSHLGISLAAMVHLGAALPQLPFALDTHYPWQSDEVIVGGRFRFEEGSVEVPQEPGLGVELDREALARLHRNYLACGLTKRDDEIEMQKVQPGWTFQSVRW; encoded by the coding sequence ATGACTCACCGAAAAGGCCCCCGCATACAGGCCGTGCACGTCACGCCGATTGCCGTTACCGACCCGCCGCTGCTGAACGCGGCGGGTCTGCATGCCCCCTACGCCCTCCGGACCATCGTGGAACTGGTGACAGACGACCATATTTCCGGAATCAGTGAAATCCCCGGCAACCGGGACATCGATCTGGCGCTGGCCGCCTCCGCCGACCTGCTCATCGGCCGGGACGTATTTGACCTGAACGCCCTTCAGCAGGCGCTGGAAGCCCGGTTCGGCATCGAATCCACCGCCCAGCGGGGCGAAAAGCCCTGGGACCAGCGTAAGCTCGTGCATATCTACAGCGCTCTTGAGGTCGCCTACATGGACATTATCGGCAAAGTGACGGGGCGGCCGGTGGTGGACCTGCTGGGTGGCAGACTCCGCGACCGGGTACCTTTTTCGGCCTATCTTTTTTACAAATACGAAGGTGCGGGCGGACCGCTGGCGTTCGGCACCGACCCCACGGCCACAGGCTGGGCCGCCGCCCGGCAGGCAGCGGCGCTCGACCCGCCCGGCATTGTGGCCCAGGCACAGGCGATGTGCGCCAAATTCGGCTTTCAGTCGATCAAGCTCAAGGGCGGTGTCTTTGAGCCGCGGCAGGAGGTCGATGCCATGTTTGCCCTGCACAAAGCGTTCGGGCCGGAGGTGCCGCTGCGCATCGACCCCAACGCGCTCTGGAACGTGGAAACCGCCATCCGGTTCGGCCGGGAAATGGAGCCGATCCTGGAATACCTCGAAGACCCCGTCCGCGGGCAGGAAGCGATGGCCCGAGTCCGGCAGGCAATCCGCACGCCGCTGGCAACGAACATGTGCACCACGTCGTTTGAAGACATTCCGGGCAGCATTCGGCTCGGGTCGGAGGACATTATTCTCAGCGATCACCATTTCTGGGGCGGTCTGCGGGCCTCGATGAAGCTGGCGGGCATTTGCGAAACCTTCGGTCGGCGGCTTTCCATGCACTCCAACAGCCACCTCGGCATTTCGCTGGCGGCGATGGTTCACCTCGGCGCGGCCCTGCCGCAGCTTCCGTTTGCGCTCGACACGCACTACCCCTGGCAATCGGACGAGGTAATCGTCGGCGGGCGTTTTCGCTTTGAAGAAGGCTCGGTCGAGGTGCCGCAGGAGCCGGGGCTGGGCGTCGAACTGGACCGGGAGGCACTGGCGCGGCTCCACCGGAATTACCTCGCCTGCGGCCTGACAAAGCGGGACGATGAGATTGAAATGCAGAAAGTGCAGCCCGGCTGGACGTTCCAATCGGTGCGCTGGTAA
- a CDS encoding lysylphosphatidylglycerol synthase domain-containing protein, producing MQNNEFPVLPTHTPAQKVIFWAKIGMLLVVIGYVAYTFYRQQHDWRSVWQQARQADWTSFPFLLLLALTPLNWALEARKWQVLVRRIEPLTFRQAFGGVLAGLSLGFALPSQVGDTAGRLLSLRTHRRWEGIGATLVAGGLQTYAAVLAGVWGLGRGGWGAAFVGGLLLLGAVLVRQRKRLARLPSGWLKRWERYWIVIAQYSEAELFRAFLAALTRHLTFTVQFGLALYLFGIRLPLADTLAGISVVYLGKTLVPAFNLLSDLGVREAASLLVFGQWNVPAPPLLAATLTLWLVNILMPVLVGLASVWKLKLSNG from the coding sequence ATGCAAAATAACGAGTTCCCCGTTCTACCAACGCATACGCCCGCTCAAAAAGTCATTTTTTGGGCAAAAATCGGCATGCTGCTCGTGGTCATCGGGTACGTCGCCTATACTTTTTACCGGCAGCAGCACGATTGGCGGTCTGTCTGGCAACAGGCCCGGCAGGCCGACTGGACCAGCTTTCCGTTCCTGCTGCTGCTGGCTCTGACCCCGCTCAACTGGGCGCTCGAAGCCCGCAAATGGCAGGTGCTGGTCCGCCGAATCGAGCCGCTTACGTTCCGGCAGGCGTTCGGGGGCGTGCTGGCCGGTCTGTCGCTGGGGTTTGCCCTGCCTTCGCAGGTGGGCGACACCGCCGGGCGACTGCTGAGTCTGCGGACCCACCGCCGCTGGGAAGGCATCGGGGCCACGCTGGTCGCGGGAGGCCTGCAGACCTACGCGGCCGTGCTGGCGGGCGTCTGGGGGCTGGGGCGAGGCGGATGGGGCGCGGCTTTTGTAGGCGGTCTGCTGCTGCTGGGTGCCGTGCTGGTCCGCCAGCGGAAACGCCTCGCCCGCCTGCCGTCGGGATGGCTCAAACGGTGGGAACGGTACTGGATCGTCATCGCACAATATTCTGAGGCCGAGCTTTTCCGGGCGTTTCTGGCCGCCCTGACCCGTCATCTCACGTTCACGGTCCAGTTTGGGCTGGCGCTCTACCTGTTTGGCATCCGGCTGCCGCTGGCGGATACGCTGGCGGGCATCAGCGTGGTTTATCTCGGAAAAACGCTCGTCCCGGCCTTTAACCTGCTCAGCGATCTGGGCGTCCGGGAAGCGGCCTCGCTCCTGGTTTTCGGCCAGTGGAACGTCCCCGCTCCGCCCCTGCTGGCCGCGACGCTGACCTTGTGGCTGGTCAACATTCTGATGCCGGTGCTGGTCGGACTGGCTTCGGTCTGGAAACTTAAACTTTCCAACGGCTGA
- the ruvC gene encoding crossover junction endodeoxyribonuclease RuvC gives MKTPVAPAEKIILGVDPGTQVAGYGVILVQKGQLKLLQSGVIHLSKYSTYQQKLEKLHSRIQQLIDEYAPDEMAIEDPFFGKNVQAMLKLGRAQGVVMAAALSRGIPIVEYAPRKVKQSVTGNGNAAKEQVAHMVGVLLKTELDPEFFDATDALAIAICHHFHENTPVGASTKSSSGKKTKKGGWGAFIGENPERVA, from the coding sequence ATGAAGACACCCGTCGCTCCTGCGGAAAAAATAATTCTTGGCGTTGACCCCGGTACGCAGGTTGCGGGATACGGCGTGATTCTTGTCCAGAAAGGGCAGTTGAAACTGCTCCAGTCCGGCGTGATTCACCTGAGCAAATATAGTACCTACCAGCAGAAACTGGAGAAACTTCACAGCCGCATCCAGCAACTGATCGACGAATACGCCCCGGACGAGATGGCGATTGAAGATCCGTTCTTCGGAAAAAACGTGCAGGCGATGCTGAAACTGGGCCGCGCCCAGGGCGTGGTGATGGCGGCGGCCCTGTCGCGGGGCATTCCCATTGTTGAATACGCGCCCCGGAAGGTAAAGCAGTCGGTGACGGGCAACGGAAACGCCGCCAAGGAACAGGTGGCCCACATGGTCGGGGTGCTGCTCAAAACCGAACTCGACCCGGAGTTTTTCGATGCCACCGACGCGCTGGCGATTGCCATCTGCCACCATTTCCACGAAAACACCCCGGTCGGAGCTTCTACCAAGTCGAGCAGCGGGAAGAAAACGAAAAAAGGCGGCTGGGGAGCGTTTATCGGCGAAAACCCGGAACGGGTAGCGTAG
- a CDS encoding polysaccharide deacetylase family protein, which produces MFLHKSNLLLRALYPRFRWRLPTRDKVIYLTFDDGPIPDVTEFVLETLAQYGAQATFFCIGDNVRKNPAVFGQVKQRGHLIGNHTFNHLNGWKTEDAVYLDNFRQCQAVLGVPTRVMRPPYGRIRRSQATEVLKSHEVVMWDVLTGDFSPELTPETVLRKTIQYTEPGSILVFHDSLKARRNLEYALPRTLQHFAEQSYRFEILPFGA; this is translated from the coding sequence TTGTTCTTACATAAATCCAACCTTCTGCTTCGCGCGCTGTACCCGCGGTTTCGCTGGCGTCTGCCGACCCGCGATAAAGTCATCTACCTGACTTTCGACGACGGTCCCATTCCGGACGTAACGGAGTTTGTGCTGGAAACGCTGGCGCAGTACGGGGCCCAAGCGACCTTTTTCTGCATTGGGGATAATGTCCGGAAGAATCCGGCGGTGTTCGGGCAGGTGAAGCAGCGGGGGCATCTGATTGGAAACCATACTTTCAACCACCTGAACGGCTGGAAAACGGAAGACGCGGTTTACCTCGACAATTTCCGGCAGTGTCAGGCCGTACTGGGCGTTCCGACGCGGGTGATGCGGCCGCCTTACGGCCGGATTCGCCGGTCGCAGGCCACCGAAGTGCTCAAATCGCACGAGGTAGTGATGTGGGACGTGCTGACGGGCGATTTTTCGCCGGAACTGACGCCGGAAACGGTGCTTCGCAAAACGATTCAATACACCGAACCGGGGTCCATTCTGGTCTTCCACGACAGCCTCAAAGCCCGCCGGAACCTGGAATACGCCCTGCCCCGAACCCTGCAGCATTTCGCCGAACAGTCTTACCGGTTCGAGATTTTACCCTTTGGCGCATGA
- a CDS encoding 2-hydroxy-3-oxopropionate reductase: MQNVGFIGLGIMGKPMALNLLKAGFSVSVLSQSKAAGALTAAGASALPNAQELARQCGVVITMLPDSPEVESVVLGPEGVLAGIQPGSLFIDMSTISPETARTIYQRMQEKGVEALDAPVSGGQVGAEAGTLSIMAGGNAEAFERALPLFGAMGKNIVHIGEAGAGQTTKACNQMIVGMTIQAVAEAFSLAQKAGVDLQKMRDVLLGGFAQSRILDLHGKRMIERNFVPGFKLKLHRKDLGIALATGQTLAVPLPGTAQVAAQMQTALAEGKGELDHSALLLVLEEATSLVSTEDLNP, translated from the coding sequence ATGCAAAACGTCGGTTTTATCGGACTGGGCATCATGGGCAAACCCATGGCCCTGAATCTTCTCAAAGCGGGTTTTTCGGTCTCGGTGCTGAGCCAGAGCAAAGCCGCCGGAGCACTGACCGCCGCCGGGGCAAGCGCCCTGCCGAACGCGCAGGAACTGGCCCGGCAGTGCGGGGTGGTCATCACGATGCTTCCCGACTCGCCGGAAGTGGAATCGGTGGTGCTGGGACCGGAAGGCGTACTGGCGGGCATACAGCCCGGTTCGCTCTTTATCGACATGTCCACCATCTCGCCCGAAACCGCCCGCACCATCTACCAGCGGATGCAGGAAAAAGGCGTTGAGGCCCTGGATGCCCCGGTCTCTGGCGGGCAGGTGGGCGCCGAAGCGGGCACCCTCTCCATCATGGCGGGCGGCAACGCGGAGGCGTTCGAACGGGCCCTGCCCCTGTTTGGGGCGATGGGCAAAAACATCGTGCACATCGGGGAGGCCGGTGCGGGGCAGACCACTAAAGCCTGCAACCAGATGATCGTCGGCATGACCATTCAGGCCGTGGCCGAAGCGTTTTCGCTGGCGCAGAAAGCCGGAGTCGATCTCCAGAAAATGCGGGACGTACTGCTGGGCGGCTTTGCCCAGAGCCGCATCCTCGATCTGCACGGCAAACGGATGATCGAACGGAATTTTGTGCCGGGATTCAAGCTGAAACTGCACCGCAAAGACCTCGGCATTGCGCTGGCCACCGGACAGACCCTCGCCGTTCCGCTGCCGGGCACCGCCCAGGTGGCCGCCCAGATGCAGACCGCCCTGGCCGAGGGCAAAGGCGAACTCGATCACAGCGCCCTGCTGCTAGTGCTGGAAGAAGCCACGTCTCTTGTTTCCACGGAAGACCTAAACCCCTGA
- a CDS encoding glycosyltransferase family 2 protein, with the protein MLYGLVLIAGLYALFTLGMTLLWHSARRPGAASTGSRTRISVLIPVRNEEETLPRLLADLARQSYPANLFEVIVADDFSTDRTAERAERFAASAPFALRLLTLPDERTAAPKKRALAASITRASGDLIVTTDGDCRVGPHWLARIAAFYEETGARLISGPVTFTDEAQFFDYLQTVESSSLIGSGACTLALGIPTMCNGANLAYEKRVFAEVGGFTGVDHVASGDDELLMHKIARRYPDGVRFLKHPDAIVQTGPHRSLSAFYHQRKRWASKWRAYESLLPSLLAVFVFAANAVVPAALLGWAFGAWSGAAALGLLLAKNVPEWLFLGSVLVFLQKRKAVPYILPTQLFYPFYVLFFGLAAQKKGFRWKGRDLN; encoded by the coding sequence ATGCTCTACGGACTGGTCCTTATCGCGGGGCTGTACGCCCTTTTTACGCTCGGCATGACGCTTTTATGGCACTCGGCCCGCCGCCCCGGAGCCGCTTCCACCGGGTCCCGCACCCGCATCAGCGTGCTGATTCCGGTTCGAAACGAAGAAGAAACACTGCCGCGACTGCTGGCGGACCTTGCCCGGCAATCTTATCCGGCCAACCTCTTCGAAGTGATCGTCGCGGATGATTTCTCCACCGACCGGACCGCCGAACGGGCGGAGCGGTTCGCCGCCTCGGCCCCGTTCGCCCTTCGCCTCCTGACCCTGCCCGACGAACGAACGGCCGCCCCAAAAAAACGGGCGCTGGCCGCCAGCATCACCCGGGCGTCGGGCGACCTGATCGTGACCACCGACGGCGACTGCCGCGTAGGTCCTCACTGGCTCGCCCGGATTGCGGCTTTCTACGAGGAAACCGGCGCCCGGCTGATCAGCGGGCCGGTCACCTTCACCGACGAAGCGCAGTTTTTTGATTACCTGCAAACCGTGGAAAGCAGCAGTCTGATCGGCTCGGGGGCCTGCACGCTGGCGCTGGGCATCCCGACGATGTGCAACGGGGCGAATCTGGCCTACGAAAAACGGGTTTTCGCGGAAGTTGGCGGCTTTACGGGAGTTGACCACGTGGCCTCCGGCGACGATGAGCTGCTGATGCACAAGATTGCCCGGCGTTACCCCGACGGGGTTCGGTTCCTGAAACATCCGGACGCCATCGTGCAGACCGGGCCGCACCGTTCGCTGTCGGCCTTTTATCACCAGCGGAAACGCTGGGCGAGCAAATGGCGGGCTTACGAAAGCCTCCTGCCCTCGCTGCTGGCGGTGTTTGTTTTCGCCGCCAACGCCGTCGTGCCCGCGGCCCTGCTGGGGTGGGCGTTCGGGGCGTGGTCGGGCGCGGCGGCGCTGGGGCTGCTGTTGGCGAAAAATGTTCCGGAATGGCTGTTTTTGGGTTCGGTTCTGGTATTTTTGCAGAAAAGAAAAGCGGTGCCCTACATCCTGCCCACGCAGCTTTTTTACCCGTTCTACGTCCTCTTTTTCGGACTGGCGGCGCAAAAAAAAGGCTTCCGCTGGAAGGGGCGAGATTTAAACTAG
- a CDS encoding amidohydrolase family protein: MPTRRDVLGTLLGSGLAGIRLPAAARPTLFAPAKAPVIEWNAHLFSSDLQRYPLHPQATYRRDVSKDPADPLADYLKRLNSEGIDYAVVVQPEPYGDDHRLVRDALQREPQRLRGTSLFYPADPDAPRKLAELVRAEPRIVSTRFHAHRGKETYFKSFADDGVRALWKAAVDRGMVIELHIGPDYARQAGKAIAAFPGSKVLIDHLAEPHMGTGVEFADVLELANYPEVYMKLSGIGHFAKDEPNYESALPFTSRVIREFGPERMVWGSGRPGIVDFHMKGYSPAEIASVKGGNLQRLLKWRT, encoded by the coding sequence ATGCCAACTCGTCGCGACGTATTGGGAACGCTGCTCGGGAGCGGACTGGCGGGTATCCGGCTGCCTGCCGCCGCCCGCCCGACGCTCTTCGCTCCGGCCAAAGCGCCGGTCATCGAGTGGAACGCGCACCTCTTTAGCTCGGACCTTCAACGCTATCCGCTTCACCCGCAGGCGACCTATCGCCGGGACGTGTCGAAGGACCCCGCCGACCCGCTGGCCGATTACCTCAAACGCCTCAACAGCGAGGGCATCGATTACGCCGTCGTCGTCCAGCCCGAACCTTACGGCGACGACCACCGCCTCGTCCGGGACGCCCTGCAACGCGAACCGCAGCGGCTTCGGGGCACGAGCCTGTTTTATCCCGCCGACCCGGACGCGCCGCGCAAACTGGCCGAACTGGTCCGCGCCGAACCGCGCATCGTGTCCACCCGCTTTCACGCGCACCGGGGCAAGGAGACGTATTTCAAAAGTTTTGCGGATGATGGCGTTCGGGCGCTGTGGAAAGCCGCCGTTGACCGGGGGATGGTTATCGAACTGCACATCGGCCCCGACTACGCCCGCCAGGCCGGGAAAGCGATTGCGGCCTTTCCGGGCAGCAAAGTACTGATCGACCACCTGGCCGAGCCGCACATGGGCACCGGCGTGGAGTTTGCCGACGTGCTGGAACTCGCCAACTATCCGGAGGTGTACATGAAGCTCTCAGGAATCGGCCATTTTGCGAAGGACGAACCCAATTATGAAAGCGCCCTGCCGTTTACGAGCCGGGTCATCCGGGAATTCGGGCCGGAGCGGATGGTCTGGGGCAGCGGCCGTCCGGGCATCGTCGATTTTCACATGAAAGGCTACTCCCCGGCGGAAATCGCCAGCGTGAAGGGCGGCAATCTGCAACGGCTGCTGAAGTGGAGGACGTAA